A region from the Riemerella anatipestifer genome encodes:
- a CDS encoding barstar family protein produces the protein MQTVYIDFFNIGDEEDFYSQLKEKLPLPDYFGNNLDALYDSISGDIELPLHLEFVNMTVEQLEDFEDLLTTLEEADEEIDGFSFSYYLEQYEDED, from the coding sequence ATGCAAACTGTATATATAGATTTTTTTAATATTGGCGATGAGGAAGATTTCTACTCTCAATTAAAAGAAAAATTACCTCTTCCTGATTATTTCGGGAATAATCTAGACGCCCTCTACGATTCCATCAGTGGAGATATAGAACTCCCTCTACACCTAGAATTTGTAAATATGACCGTAGAACAACTAGAGGATTTTGAAGACCTCCTAACCACTCTTGAAGAGGCTGATGAGGAGATAGATGGATTTAGCTTTTCCTACTACCTTGAACAATACGAAGACGAAGATTAA
- a CDS encoding glycosyltransferase, with translation MPSISIIIAIYNRKDELFELLNSLSRQTDKAFEVIVVDDGSAVDLRPTIALFEEMLNIQFFRKENSGPGLTRNYGARRATGDWLVFVDSDVIVESNYIEEIKNNISKTPCDAFGGADKAHRGFNLMQKAISYSMTSVFTTGGIRGSKKAVSRFQPRSFNMGVKKSAFEQVGGFSEMRIGEDPDLSMSLWEAGYKTAFFDSIGVYHKRRTDLGKFSKQVYQFGIARPILNQRHPKYVKPTFWFPSLFLIGYIIGFLHYVIWHNGLLLGLYGLYTFIVWMHALIKTKNISIATMAVMATYVQMFSYGYGFLKSWVKLNVLKQDPKEAFPSHFHRF, from the coding sequence ATGCCTAGTATTTCTATCATTATTGCTATCTATAATAGGAAAGACGAACTTTTTGAATTGTTAAATTCCTTATCTCGTCAGACGGATAAAGCGTTTGAAGTGATTGTAGTAGATGATGGTTCGGCTGTAGATTTACGACCTACAATAGCATTATTTGAGGAAATGCTGAACATTCAGTTTTTTAGGAAAGAAAACTCTGGTCCTGGTTTAACGCGAAACTACGGTGCAAGGCGTGCCACAGGCGATTGGCTGGTATTTGTAGATAGTGATGTGATTGTGGAAAGTAACTATATAGAAGAAATAAAAAATAACATTTCCAAAACGCCTTGTGATGCCTTTGGTGGAGCGGATAAAGCCCATAGAGGATTTAACCTTATGCAGAAAGCCATTTCTTACTCTATGACTTCCGTTTTTACAACAGGAGGGATTAGAGGTAGCAAAAAAGCGGTATCAAGATTTCAGCCGAGAAGTTTTAATATGGGGGTTAAAAAATCGGCTTTTGAGCAGGTAGGAGGTTTTTCAGAAATGCGTATAGGAGAAGACCCAGACTTGTCTATGTCGTTATGGGAGGCAGGCTATAAAACGGCTTTTTTTGATAGCATTGGAGTGTATCATAAACGCAGAACCGATTTAGGTAAATTCTCAAAACAAGTTTATCAGTTTGGGATTGCTCGCCCCATTCTCAACCAAAGACACCCTAAATATGTAAAGCCTACTTTTTGGTTTCCTAGTTTGTTTTTGATAGGGTATATCATAGGATTTTTACATTATGTTATTTGGCATAATGGCTTATTACTTGGGCTTTACGGTTTATATACCTTTATAGTTTGGATGCACGCACTTATAAAGACTAAAAACATCAGTATCGCTACAATGGCAGTTATGGCAACCTATGTGCAAATGTTTTCGTATGGTTATGGCTTTCTTAAATCTTGGGTAAAGCTGAATGTTCTAAAACAAGACCCTAAAGAAGCATTCCCAAGTCATTTTCATAGATTTTAA